A DNA window from Allokutzneria albata contains the following coding sequences:
- a CDS encoding helix-turn-helix transcriptional regulator, whose protein sequence is MLLERETELSVVAGALRRAGAGNGSLLVITGPLGNGKTELMHGLGELAGASARGAAPAAKVLQASGALLEQDFAFGVVRQLFEPALAVASDETRQRWLDHAAGFARLAFADDSPPTEGRAPAAVAQAVLQGLQALAANMSADHPLLILVDDLQWVDAPSLRWFGYLVKRLDRLPVTVVVSVREGDPRSEQPLISEITGSATRTLHPRPLSLSATRELVREQFGEPGEEVFVAAVHEIAGGNPMFLMSILLNMLVGKRHPVAEEIENARMLGPSMFRDRLVACLRSQPQPIRQFANAMALLGEHAELELIGRLAGLDSVGCTEAVRVLDRLGLLAEGPVPRYIHLTVQDAVEESMTVEERARVHISAARLLHGCGYPAEQVAAHLLAVTAPQDSWAIEVLRSAAHTALRRGAPEVAARYLRRALVDSSSDGEDRAMLLVDLATAERGFDPPASVRHISQAVPLLTTAKDRAAAVVRIAPSVLNAAPLPVGDLVRQVAAELGDPDQLAGPERELALRLEARLRYTGQEDPAQLAEAVDRLLAMGPTPGTSTGSERELLAVLLYAAMMSQKLPASEIVRQANRVLEREPATASHVHTALPLLVSTLAAADSVKVLSSWLDIALEQAQRQQATVGSTWIYAEQALVLLCSGSIGKARARGIEALELVDAEWVEATTLASSALTTIAMETNDAELARWLLARSGERSGRTHYGVAHHAMRQVLSGLLLAVDGEPNAALEYLLDAGQWMERAGWHNPAVYPWRGWAAAVHRQAGDHAVAAELIEEEATRAVAWGAPAAAGRALRSQATLHDGPRGIELLGDAVDLLRTSCDRLELAKALAQLGSRLQERGDASADRLLRESRALAQACEAGPLVELAAPESPSAPAPVGGAQHATLTKTELRVAGMAAAGGTNQEIADVLGVSLRAVEKHLTNSYRKLAVPGRAGLAAALGQRPGPA, encoded by the coding sequence GTGTTGCTGGAGCGGGAGACCGAGCTGAGCGTGGTGGCCGGAGCGCTGCGCCGAGCCGGGGCGGGCAACGGCTCGCTGCTGGTGATCACCGGTCCGCTCGGCAACGGCAAGACGGAGCTGATGCACGGGCTGGGCGAGCTGGCCGGGGCCAGTGCCCGCGGTGCCGCGCCCGCGGCCAAGGTGTTGCAGGCCAGCGGGGCGTTGCTGGAGCAGGACTTCGCCTTCGGCGTGGTGCGCCAGCTGTTCGAGCCCGCGCTGGCCGTCGCCTCCGACGAGACCCGGCAGCGCTGGCTGGACCACGCCGCCGGGTTCGCGCGGCTGGCCTTCGCCGACGACAGCCCGCCGACCGAGGGCCGCGCGCCCGCCGCCGTCGCGCAGGCGGTGTTGCAGGGGCTGCAGGCGCTGGCCGCGAACATGAGCGCGGACCACCCGCTGCTGATCCTGGTCGACGACCTGCAGTGGGTGGACGCGCCGTCGCTGCGGTGGTTCGGCTACCTGGTGAAGCGGCTGGACCGGCTGCCGGTGACCGTGGTGGTCAGCGTCCGCGAGGGCGACCCGCGTTCGGAGCAGCCGCTGATCTCCGAGATCACCGGCTCCGCCACCCGCACGCTGCACCCACGGCCGCTGAGCCTGTCGGCGACCAGGGAACTGGTCCGCGAGCAGTTCGGCGAGCCGGGCGAGGAGGTCTTCGTCGCCGCCGTGCACGAGATCGCGGGCGGCAACCCGATGTTCCTGATGTCGATCCTGCTGAACATGCTGGTCGGCAAGCGCCACCCGGTGGCGGAGGAGATCGAGAACGCCAGGATGCTCGGCCCCTCGATGTTCCGCGACCGCCTCGTGGCGTGCCTGCGCTCGCAGCCGCAGCCGATCCGGCAGTTCGCCAACGCGATGGCGCTGCTCGGCGAGCACGCGGAGCTGGAGCTGATCGGGCGGCTGGCCGGGCTGGACTCGGTCGGATGCACGGAGGCGGTGCGGGTGCTCGACCGGCTCGGACTGCTGGCCGAGGGGCCGGTGCCGCGCTACATCCACCTCACCGTGCAGGACGCGGTCGAGGAGTCGATGACCGTCGAGGAACGCGCGCGGGTGCACATCAGCGCCGCGAGGTTGTTGCACGGCTGCGGTTATCCGGCCGAGCAGGTCGCGGCGCACCTGCTCGCGGTGACCGCGCCGCAGGACAGCTGGGCGATCGAGGTGCTGCGCTCGGCGGCGCACACGGCGTTGCGGCGCGGTGCGCCCGAGGTCGCGGCCCGCTATCTGCGCCGGGCACTCGTGGACTCCTCCTCGGACGGTGAGGACCGCGCGATGCTTCTTGTTGATCTCGCGACCGCGGAACGCGGGTTCGACCCGCCCGCGTCGGTTCGTCACATCTCGCAGGCGGTTCCGCTGCTGACCACCGCGAAGGACCGCGCGGCCGCGGTGGTGCGGATCGCGCCCTCGGTGCTCAACGCGGCACCGCTGCCGGTGGGGGATCTCGTCCGGCAGGTCGCGGCGGAGCTGGGCGATCCGGATCAGCTCGCCGGTCCGGAGCGGGAACTGGCGCTGCGCCTGGAAGCCCGGCTGCGCTACACCGGGCAGGAGGATCCGGCGCAGCTGGCCGAGGCGGTGGACCGGCTGCTCGCGATGGGCCCGACCCCGGGGACCAGCACCGGCTCGGAGCGCGAACTGCTCGCCGTGTTGCTCTACGCCGCGATGATGAGCCAGAAGCTGCCCGCCTCGGAGATCGTCAGGCAGGCCAACCGCGTCCTGGAGCGCGAACCCGCGACCGCCTCGCACGTGCACACCGCGTTGCCGTTGCTGGTCAGCACGCTCGCCGCGGCCGACTCGGTGAAGGTCCTCTCCTCGTGGCTGGACATCGCGCTGGAGCAGGCGCAGCGGCAGCAGGCGACCGTCGGCAGCACGTGGATCTACGCCGAGCAGGCGCTGGTGCTGTTGTGCTCGGGCAGCATCGGCAAGGCGCGGGCGCGCGGCATCGAGGCGCTGGAGCTGGTCGACGCGGAGTGGGTGGAGGCGACGACGCTCGCGTCCTCGGCGCTGACCACGATCGCCATGGAGACCAACGACGCCGAACTCGCGAGGTGGCTGCTCGCCCGCAGTGGTGAGCGGTCCGGGCGCACCCACTACGGCGTCGCGCACCATGCCATGCGCCAGGTGCTGTCGGGGTTGCTGCTCGCCGTCGACGGTGAACCGAACGCGGCGCTGGAGTACCTGCTCGACGCGGGGCAGTGGATGGAGCGGGCTGGCTGGCACAACCCCGCGGTCTACCCGTGGCGGGGCTGGGCAGCAGCGGTGCACCGGCAGGCCGGTGATCACGCCGTGGCCGCGGAGCTGATCGAGGAGGAGGCCACGCGAGCGGTGGCGTGGGGTGCCCCGGCCGCCGCGGGTCGCGCGCTGCGTTCCCAGGCCACGCTGCACGACGGGCCGCGCGGGATCGAGCTGCTGGGCGACGCCGTGGATCTCCTGCGCACCTCCTGCGACCGTTTGGAGCTGGCGAAAGCGTTGGCGCAGCTGGGATCCCGGCTCCAGGAGCGCGGCGACGCGAGCGCTGACCGGCTGCTGCGGGAGAGCCGGGCGCTGGCGCAGGCGTGCGAAGCCGGGCCGCTCGTGGAGCTGGCCGCCCCCGAGTCGCCGTCGGCTCCGGCCCCGGTCGGCGGGGCGCAGCACGCGACGCTGACCAAGACGGAACTGCGCGTCGCGGGCATGGCCGCCGCAGGCGGGACCAACCAGGAGATCGCCGACGTGCTCGGTGTCAGCCTGCGGGCGGTGGAGAAACACCTGACCAACTCCTACCGCAAGCTGGCGGTCCCCGGCCGGGCCGGCCTCGCCGCCGCCCTCGGACAGCGCCCCGGGCCGGCCTGA
- a CDS encoding AAA family ATPase, translating into MSAVAERGTRRRGWRDEDELDLLVDRGAELDVLSRSVTGLSLGRSALVVIENRPGAGRTALVRRTIALAEAAGIRVCSARGSRTESELRYGMVSQLLSAFPTEDCPVWTDVRWAECARESAVLPALCREFLGLARREPLLVVVDDAHWADPFSARWLRAMARRLREVPLLLVVAGNDGCRPIGLPAITELAAPRAGSVAAHLLRPGPLSPAGVNMLLATACPGPLDEDFSRELLRVTGGQVWLVRAVLRQFARAGLAPVIDHVAELHETVATELGDRVARLTGVLPEELVGLLRALAVCGSRLDFRLVCSLAGLRTMPESEALARLEGVGLVRPGEEPELSDPITAARVLSGMPAPERAELHAAAAELGHRSAIPDLDVAGMLLGASPIGQPWAADLLSRAAARDRDGTRPAEASRFLQRALKEPLSEPARARLMIELAAAELGRRPVAGARLLAEVISGPGGPEVTEYRRTAADLLVMGGESTVARQHLAIALRRAAPPYDRALTALYWLSDIVAEDEPFSPGRMAPTVTDDAHTTTHPAQAGVLAWREAMHGRGLEQVRALARAALRTSSGVPVSGGGTPIAPRMAAARSLGLTQDWADGLAALDQVLIEARRIGVSTVLAPVLMLRAELCLGMRRIKDAERDLAEALRQLPVRDWRPFCAPSVVSVQAVLHLEHGDPEAAGRVLSEFAAELPLGATEGVSWCHFLFARARFHLTVGEPAAAVADLLECGRRLLNHHVVNPAVIPWRTTAALALHAIGEQAESERLLTEDLAHARTWGEPKFLGGTLMAAAHVLADTAHEEAEALLAEAGELLGETALQAMSGSRPVLSGLSEPERRIAELAARGRSNSEIAGELAMSRRGVELNLNRIYRKLGLSGRGELVAAFGHRGRGE; encoded by the coding sequence GTGAGCGCGGTGGCCGAGCGCGGAACGCGGCGCCGCGGCTGGCGCGACGAGGACGAACTGGACCTGCTGGTCGACCGCGGCGCCGAACTGGACGTGCTGAGCCGGTCGGTCACCGGCCTCTCGCTCGGCCGCTCCGCGCTGGTGGTGATCGAGAACCGGCCCGGCGCCGGGCGGACGGCCTTGGTGCGCAGGACGATCGCGCTGGCCGAGGCGGCGGGCATCCGGGTCTGCTCGGCGCGGGGTTCGCGCACCGAGTCCGAGCTGCGCTACGGCATGGTCTCCCAGCTGCTGTCCGCATTCCCGACCGAGGACTGTCCAGTGTGGACGGACGTGCGGTGGGCGGAGTGCGCGCGCGAGTCGGCGGTGCTGCCCGCGCTGTGCCGGGAGTTCCTCGGCCTGGCCCGGCGGGAGCCGCTGCTGGTGGTCGTCGACGACGCGCACTGGGCCGACCCGTTCTCCGCGCGGTGGCTGCGCGCGATGGCCCGCCGGTTGCGCGAGGTGCCACTGCTGCTGGTGGTCGCGGGCAACGACGGCTGCCGCCCGATCGGCCTGCCCGCGATCACCGAGCTGGCCGCGCCGAGGGCGGGGTCGGTGGCCGCGCACCTGCTGCGCCCGGGGCCGCTGAGCCCGGCCGGGGTGAACATGCTGCTGGCCACCGCCTGCCCGGGGCCGCTGGACGAGGACTTCAGCCGCGAGCTGTTGCGGGTGACCGGCGGGCAGGTGTGGCTGGTGCGCGCGGTGCTGCGGCAGTTCGCCCGCGCCGGGCTGGCTCCGGTCATCGACCACGTCGCGGAGCTGCACGAGACGGTGGCCACCGAGCTGGGCGACCGCGTCGCGCGGCTGACCGGGGTGCTGCCCGAGGAGTTGGTGGGGCTGCTGCGCGCGCTCGCGGTGTGCGGGTCGCGGCTGGACTTCCGGCTGGTGTGCTCACTGGCCGGACTGCGCACCATGCCGGAGTCGGAGGCGCTGGCCCGACTGGAAGGTGTCGGGCTGGTGCGGCCGGGGGAGGAGCCCGAGCTGTCCGATCCGATCACGGCGGCGCGGGTGCTGTCCGGGATGCCCGCGCCGGAGCGGGCCGAGCTGCACGCGGCGGCGGCCGAGCTGGGGCACCGCTCGGCGATCCCGGACCTCGACGTCGCGGGAATGCTGCTCGGCGCGTCACCGATCGGCCAGCCGTGGGCGGCGGATCTGCTGAGCCGGGCGGCGGCGCGCGACCGCGACGGCACGCGGCCCGCCGAGGCGAGCAGGTTCCTCCAGCGCGCGTTGAAGGAACCGCTGAGCGAGCCCGCGCGGGCGCGGCTGATGATCGAGCTGGCCGCGGCGGAGCTGGGGCGGCGGCCCGTCGCGGGTGCGCGGCTGCTGGCCGAGGTGATCAGCGGGCCGGGCGGGCCCGAAGTCACCGAGTACCGGCGCACGGCGGCGGATCTGCTGGTGATGGGCGGGGAGTCCACGGTGGCCCGGCAGCACCTCGCGATCGCGCTGCGCCGGGCCGCCCCGCCGTACGACCGCGCGTTGACCGCGTTGTACTGGCTCTCCGACATCGTGGCCGAGGACGAACCGTTCTCGCCGGGCCGGATGGCGCCGACGGTCACCGACGACGCCCACACGACAACGCATCCGGCGCAGGCGGGGGTGCTGGCCTGGCGGGAGGCCATGCACGGCCGCGGCCTCGAGCAGGTGCGCGCCTTGGCCCGGGCGGCGCTGCGCACCTCCTCCGGCGTGCCCGTTTCCGGAGGCGGCACGCCGATCGCGCCGAGGATGGCCGCCGCGCGGTCGCTCGGGCTCACCCAGGACTGGGCGGACGGGCTCGCCGCGCTGGACCAGGTGCTGATCGAGGCGCGGCGGATCGGTGTGAGCACGGTGCTGGCGCCGGTGCTGATGCTGCGCGCGGAGCTGTGCCTGGGCATGCGCCGGATCAAGGACGCCGAGCGGGATCTCGCCGAGGCGCTGCGGCAGCTGCCGGTGCGGGACTGGCGCCCGTTCTGCGCACCCTCGGTGGTGTCCGTGCAGGCGGTGCTGCACCTGGAGCACGGCGACCCGGAGGCGGCGGGCCGCGTGCTCTCCGAGTTCGCCGCGGAGCTGCCGCTCGGCGCGACCGAAGGCGTGTCGTGGTGCCACTTCCTGTTCGCCCGCGCCAGGTTCCACCTCACCGTCGGCGAACCCGCGGCGGCGGTGGCCGATCTGCTGGAGTGCGGGAGGCGGCTGCTGAACCACCACGTCGTGAACCCGGCGGTGATCCCGTGGCGCACCACGGCCGCGCTCGCCCTGCACGCGATCGGCGAGCAGGCGGAGTCGGAGCGGCTGCTGACCGAGGACCTCGCGCACGCCAGGACCTGGGGCGAGCCGAAGTTCCTCGGCGGCACGCTGATGGCCGCCGCGCACGTGCTGGCCGACACTGCGCACGAGGAGGCCGAGGCGCTGCTGGCCGAGGCGGGCGAACTGCTGGGCGAGACGGCGCTCCAGGCGATGTCGGGGAGCAGGCCCGTGCTGAGCGGGCTGAGCGAGCCTGAGCGGCGGATCGCCGAGCTGGCCGCGCGGGGCCGCTCCAACTCCGAGATCGCCGGGGAACTGGCGATGAGCAGGCGGGGCGTCGAGCTGAACCTGAACCGGATCTATCGCAAGCTCGGCCTCTCCGGCCGGGGTGAGCTGGTGGCCGCGTTCGGCCACCGGGGCAGGGGGGAGTAG
- a CDS encoding helix-turn-helix transcriptional regulator translates to MVDDGVRDGGRRTGPSRFVGRATEVAALTARARSALSGRSAAVLLRGPAGIGKTRLLDDLLPGLALEHRATVLRVDCREVNSAIGYGAVRALFAPLGITGEDDPRLAASARWALPALVTDENAAADELGGTPSYRVLHGLYWLVVTIAAEAPLVLVLDDAHWCDESSLHWLDFLLRRAEGLPLLVVLAHRTETRGAGSPGLDALLAHARCTSMDLGPLTTEEIGTLAVDVLGGVPTPAFLRACAEVSGGNPLLTARLLGELRRDGAVPDDTAVARVEVVGRDVLASSVLLRLAGLPEHARAVARGVAVLGGVVPGGGAELVSVLAGVQARLVHMSMEALRRNEVLHPTELDFVHDEVRSAVLGATPAEEVTRLRVRAARLLNDAGRPAEEVANQLMLLVDLPEQWMLGVLTDAAVHAEQRGAPDAAVSYLNRVLQHTDQLPVRVQLARCLAHSDPAGALEQLGHVLTLNLDARQRAEVTVQYGLTALAMQRAPEATKLLGDTLAELSEVVGPDPGPADRDLRTRLWSALLFIGSDEKSTMPVLRELARRMPLPDGETPAEREVLAMASSLAAVECKPVEHAVELARRALRGPSGGMPRWAVLNAAFTLHMADKTDEALAAFGSVLEDSRAHANLWSYCMTLASRAVLYHSIGELSEFAADTHTALAVFEQEPWDNAGTVPWVGLAVSHLERAELDEAEAALARVRTDRIDDLIWEGPHYLMASAKLRWRRGDLDGALARLSRCAAILDESGIANPLFTRWWVDVACIRAEQGQQRQAREVVERAQDLAQQWGTLRGVGLGLLAEGVLAEPRRAVRVLAEAVDVLSATPARLDLAHALCRLGQASLFADDAKGAREHLRGALDLATRCGSQVLANEAGRLLVLAGGRLRKEIRSPIDGLTGSERRVAVMAAEGNSNREIAESLFVTVRTVEVHLTNVYRKLGLSRRAELPGALARTPAPEKGST, encoded by the coding sequence GTGGTGGACGACGGCGTGCGTGACGGTGGGCGGCGGACAGGCCCTTCGCGCTTCGTCGGACGCGCCACAGAGGTCGCCGCGCTGACCGCTCGTGCCCGATCGGCACTGTCCGGGCGCTCGGCCGCGGTGCTGCTGCGCGGGCCCGCCGGGATCGGCAAGACCCGTCTCCTCGACGACCTGCTGCCCGGGCTCGCGCTGGAGCACCGCGCGACCGTGCTCCGCGTGGACTGCCGGGAGGTGAACAGCGCGATCGGCTACGGCGCGGTCCGGGCGCTGTTCGCTCCCCTCGGCATCACCGGTGAGGACGACCCCCGGCTCGCCGCGAGCGCCCGGTGGGCGCTGCCCGCACTGGTCACCGACGAGAACGCCGCGGCCGACGAACTCGGCGGCACACCGTCCTACCGCGTCCTGCACGGGTTGTACTGGCTGGTCGTCACCATCGCGGCGGAGGCGCCGCTGGTGCTGGTGCTCGACGACGCGCACTGGTGCGACGAGAGTTCCCTGCACTGGCTGGACTTCCTGCTGCGCCGGGCCGAGGGGCTGCCCCTGCTGGTGGTGCTGGCGCACCGGACCGAGACGAGGGGCGCGGGCAGTCCTGGGCTGGACGCGCTGCTCGCGCACGCGCGGTGCACCTCGATGGACCTCGGGCCGCTGACGACCGAGGAGATCGGCACCCTCGCGGTGGACGTCCTCGGCGGCGTCCCGACGCCCGCCTTCCTCCGCGCCTGCGCCGAGGTGTCCGGCGGTAATCCATTGCTCACCGCGCGGCTGCTCGGCGAGCTGCGCCGGGACGGCGCCGTTCCCGACGACACCGCCGTGGCCAGGGTGGAGGTCGTCGGCCGCGACGTGCTGGCGTCCTCGGTCCTGCTGCGGCTGGCCGGACTGCCGGAGCACGCCCGCGCGGTGGCCAGGGGCGTCGCGGTGCTCGGCGGAGTGGTGCCCGGCGGCGGTGCGGAGCTGGTGAGCGTGCTCGCGGGCGTGCAGGCGCGGCTGGTGCACATGTCCATGGAAGCCTTGCGGCGCAACGAGGTTCTGCACCCGACGGAGTTGGACTTCGTGCACGACGAGGTCCGTTCAGCAGTGCTCGGCGCGACTCCGGCCGAGGAGGTGACGCGGCTGCGCGTGCGGGCGGCGAGGTTGCTCAACGACGCCGGGCGGCCCGCGGAGGAGGTCGCCAACCAGCTGATGCTGCTGGTGGACCTGCCCGAGCAGTGGATGCTCGGCGTGCTCACCGACGCCGCGGTGCACGCCGAACAGCGGGGCGCCCCGGATGCCGCCGTGAGCTACCTGAACCGCGTGCTGCAGCACACCGACCAGCTCCCGGTCCGCGTCCAGCTCGCGCGCTGCCTGGCGCACTCCGATCCCGCGGGCGCACTGGAACAGCTCGGTCACGTGCTGACCCTGAACCTCGACGCGCGGCAGCGGGCAGAGGTGACGGTGCAGTACGGCCTCACCGCCCTCGCCATGCAACGGGCGCCAGAGGCGACCAAGCTGCTCGGCGACACCCTGGCGGAGCTGTCCGAGGTGGTCGGCCCCGATCCCGGTCCGGCCGATCGCGATCTGCGCACCAGGCTGTGGTCGGCGCTGCTGTTCATCGGCTCGGACGAGAAGTCCACGATGCCGGTGCTACGCGAGCTGGCCCGCCGGATGCCCCTGCCGGACGGCGAGACGCCAGCCGAGCGCGAGGTGCTGGCGATGGCCTCCTCGCTCGCGGCGGTGGAGTGCAAGCCGGTGGAGCACGCCGTCGAGCTGGCACGGCGGGCGTTGCGCGGACCGTCGGGGGGCATGCCGCGCTGGGCGGTGCTCAACGCCGCGTTCACGTTGCACATGGCGGACAAGACCGACGAGGCCCTGGCGGCGTTCGGCTCGGTGCTGGAGGACAGCCGCGCGCACGCCAACCTGTGGTCCTACTGCATGACCCTGGCCAGCCGTGCCGTGCTCTACCACAGCATCGGCGAGCTGTCGGAGTTCGCGGCCGACACGCACACCGCGCTGGCCGTGTTCGAGCAGGAACCTTGGGACAACGCCGGCACGGTGCCGTGGGTGGGACTGGCTGTCTCCCATCTGGAGCGCGCGGAGCTGGACGAGGCCGAGGCCGCGCTGGCGCGGGTGCGCACCGATCGGATCGACGACCTGATCTGGGAGGGACCGCACTACCTGATGGCCTCCGCGAAGCTGCGCTGGCGACGCGGGGACCTCGACGGCGCGCTGGCGCGCCTCAGCCGCTGCGCCGCGATCCTGGACGAGTCGGGCATCGCCAACCCGCTGTTCACGCGGTGGTGGGTGGACGTCGCGTGCATCCGCGCGGAGCAGGGGCAGCAGCGCCAGGCCCGCGAGGTCGTCGAGCGCGCGCAGGATCTGGCCCAGCAGTGGGGAACCCTGCGCGGTGTCGGGCTCGGACTGCTCGCGGAGGGCGTGCTCGCCGAACCGCGCCGCGCGGTGCGGGTGCTCGCCGAGGCCGTCGACGTGCTCTCCGCGACCCCGGCCCGCCTCGACCTGGCGCACGCGCTGTGCAGGCTGGGGCAGGCGTCGCTGTTCGCCGACGACGCGAAGGGCGCGCGGGAGCACCTGCGCGGCGCGCTCGACCTGGCCACTCGGTGCGGATCGCAGGTGCTGGCCAACGAGGCGGGCAGGCTGCTGGTGCTGGCGGGCGGGCGGCTGCGCAAGGAGATCCGCTCCCCGATCGACGGGCTGACCGGCAGTGAGCGACGGGTCGCGGTGATGGCCGCGGAGGGCAACAGCAACCGGGAGATCGCGGAGTCGCTGTTCGTCACCGTGCGCACCGTCGAGGTGCACCTGACCAACGTCTACCGCAAGCTCGGGCTCAGCCGCCGGGCGGAGCTGCCCGGTGCGCTCGCCCGCACGCCCGCGCCGGAGAAGGGTTCGACGTGA
- a CDS encoding alpha/beta hydrolase: protein MSQLEHRFDDGDPELPVLLLLHGTGGGPDDLLGLVDHLSPGSATLAPAGPVSENGMARWFRRLAEGVFDHEDVIVRAHQLADFVVGARERYGLAQRRIVAVGFSNGANIAAAVTLLRPDAVREAALFAGMAPLPDPPRLNLDGSRVFLANGRRDPMAPLGSADRLAEMLAERGAAVTRSLHPGGHQITADGLAAARDWL, encoded by the coding sequence GTGAGTCAGCTGGAACACCGCTTCGACGACGGTGACCCCGAGCTGCCCGTGCTGCTGCTGTTGCACGGCACGGGTGGCGGGCCCGACGACCTGCTGGGCCTCGTTGACCACCTGAGCCCCGGGTCGGCGACGCTGGCGCCGGCCGGGCCGGTCTCGGAGAACGGCATGGCCCGGTGGTTCCGCAGGCTCGCCGAGGGAGTGTTCGACCACGAGGACGTGATCGTCCGAGCGCACCAGCTCGCCGACTTCGTCGTCGGCGCCCGCGAGCGGTACGGCTTGGCGCAGCGGCGAATCGTCGCGGTCGGTTTCTCCAACGGCGCCAACATCGCGGCCGCGGTGACGCTGTTGCGGCCGGACGCGGTGCGCGAGGCGGCGTTGTTCGCGGGAATGGCGCCGCTGCCCGATCCGCCGCGGCTGAATCTCGACGGAAGCCGAGTGTTCCTCGCGAATGGGCGTCGGGATCCGATGGCGCCGCTGGGCTCGGCGGATCGGCTGGCGGAAATGCTGGCCGAGCGCGGGGCGGCGGTGACCAGGAGCCTGCACCCGGGCGGTCACCAGATCACCGCCGACGGACTGGCGGCTGCCCGGGACTGGCTCTGA
- a CDS encoding ring-cleaving dioxygenase — MSISTSGLHHVTAIGGDPNRNVDFYLRTLGLRLVKTTVNFDDNGTYHLYYGDSSGKPGTLMTFFPWPDAPKGRIGTGQASTTAFSVPEASIGWWKQHLEETGVEVSRIRNSDNEDTLTFRDPDGLVLSLVAHPQGDPREPWDTALVPAQHAIRGLHSVTLSVTREDETAAMLTDDLGLRFLHQDGNRLRFEAGDGGAGALVDVLVTPNAPRGLTAAGTVHHVAWRVPDEQTQVSWREELVDKGVNVTSIMDRQYFRSIYFREPGGTLLEVATDTGGFDIDEPLLELGRALKLPPWLEPRREQIEAMLPVLDLPKENNPEVVS; from the coding sequence ATGTCGATCAGCACCAGCGGTCTGCACCACGTCACGGCCATCGGCGGCGATCCCAACCGCAACGTGGACTTCTACCTGCGCACGCTGGGGCTGCGCCTGGTGAAGACCACGGTCAACTTCGACGACAACGGCACCTACCACCTCTACTACGGCGACTCCTCGGGCAAGCCCGGCACGCTGATGACCTTCTTCCCCTGGCCGGACGCGCCGAAGGGGCGCATCGGCACCGGGCAGGCCAGCACCACGGCGTTCTCCGTCCCGGAGGCCTCGATCGGCTGGTGGAAGCAGCACCTGGAGGAGACCGGGGTCGAGGTCAGCCGCATCCGCAACAGCGACAACGAGGACACCCTGACCTTCCGCGACCCGGACGGCCTGGTGCTGTCGCTGGTGGCGCACCCGCAGGGCGACCCGCGGGAGCCGTGGGACACCGCGCTCGTGCCGGCGCAGCACGCGATTCGCGGCCTGCACTCGGTGACGCTCTCGGTGACGCGGGAGGACGAGACGGCGGCGATGCTGACCGACGACCTGGGGCTGCGCTTCCTGCACCAGGACGGCAACCGCCTGCGGTTCGAAGCCGGGGACGGCGGCGCGGGAGCGCTGGTGGACGTGCTGGTGACGCCCAACGCACCGCGGGGGCTGACGGCTGCGGGAACCGTGCACCACGTGGCGTGGCGCGTGCCGGACGAGCAGACGCAGGTGTCGTGGCGCGAAGAACTGGTCGACAAGGGCGTGAACGTCACCTCGATCATGGATCGCCAGTACTTCCGCTCCATCTACTTCCGCGAGCCCGGCGGCACCCTTCTTGAGGTGGCCACCGACACCGGCGGCTTCGACATCGACGAGCCGCTGCTGGAGCTGGGCCGCGCGCTGAAGCTGCCGCCGTGGCTGGAGCCCAGGCGGGAGCAGATCGAGGCGATGCTGCCGGTGCTCGACCTGCCGAAGGAGAACAACCCCGAGGTCGTGTCGTGA
- a CDS encoding MarR family winged helix-turn-helix transcriptional regulator produces the protein MTKPQTLNSPLDDDDEIVTLWGLVIEGYLATHQGLMDEIAERFGLAPAPFDILLRLVRSPEQRMPMTRLAHEAALTSGGFTKVADRMVAADLIRREPCDTDRRVIYAALTDHGAEIATKARTACAEILRRRVLSPLGPDAAAGLADAMRTLRSANGK, from the coding sequence ATGACGAAGCCGCAGACGCTCAACTCCCCGCTCGACGACGATGACGAGATCGTCACGCTGTGGGGTCTGGTCATCGAGGGCTACCTGGCGACCCACCAGGGCCTGATGGACGAGATCGCCGAGCGGTTCGGCCTCGCCCCCGCCCCCTTCGACATCCTGCTGCGCCTCGTGCGCTCTCCCGAGCAGCGCATGCCCATGACCCGCCTCGCCCACGAGGCCGCGCTGACCAGCGGCGGCTTCACCAAGGTCGCCGACCGCATGGTGGCCGCCGACCTGATCAGAAGAGAACCCTGCGACACGGACCGGCGCGTGATCTACGCGGCGCTCACCGACCACGGCGCCGAGATCGCCACCAAGGCCCGCACCGCGTGCGCCGAGATCCTGCGCCGCCGCGTCCTGTCCCCCCTCGGTCCCGATGCCGCGGCCGGTCTGGCCGACGCGATGCGCACGCTGCGTTCCGCGAACGGCAAGTGA